In Tubulanus polymorphus chromosome 2, tnTubPoly1.2, whole genome shotgun sequence, a single window of DNA contains:
- the LOC141899845 gene encoding PACRG-like protein, producing MSSSTTRKRKDSSTSSGKSSAGSSRSSAGSSRATSGGGSSSHSGSKPKPSDVLNPKTIDPFSSSKKNQSAFAAVYANGGIPCRLMHGSVKHKLAWDTPPEQVAFDPVLITLAEGIRETVHPYTFVARCGFKELLETSGSGEKAVSLLPKLLNPLKQALSHSDSTVFEAGLDAVVQLSNAVGPGLNPYIKNMLVPLAKGMMNKKMKDKITESLQQIEKNGGKELLPIIKAKIPTYSSIYS from the exons atgtCGTCGTCGACCACCAGAAAGCGAAAAGATTCGTCGACAAGTTCTGGGAAGAGTTCGGCCGGATCCAGTCGGAGCTCGGCGGGAAGTTCTCGTGCAACTTCTGGAGGAGGAAGTTCATCTCACAGCGGTAGTAAACCTAAACCATCCGATGTTCTAAATCCAAAAACAATTGATCCA TTCAGCAGTTCCAAAAAGAATCAGTCGGCATTTGCAGCTGTTTATGCGAATGGTGGTATTCCCTGCAG ATTAATGCACGGATCTGTGAAACATAAATTGGCGTGGGACACACCTCCTGAACAAGTAGCATTCGACCCAGTGTTGATCACACTTGCTGAG GGAATTCGCGAAACTGTTCATCCGTATACATTTGTAGCCCGATGCGGCTTTAAGGAACTTCTGGAGACCAGTGGTTCAGGAGAAAAGGCTGTTTCTTTACTTCCCAAATTACTGAATCCTTTAAAACAAGCATTG TCACATTCTGATAGTACAGTATTTGAAGCTGGACTTGATGCTGTAGTGCAGCTGAGTAATGCAGTCGGTCCTGGATTAAATCCTTACATAAAGAATATGCTAGTACCG CTGGCTAAAggaatgatgaataaaaagATGAAAGACAAAATAACAGAATCATTACaacaaatagaaaaaaatggcGGCAAG GAGCTGTTACCAATCATCAAGGCGAAGATACCGACCTATTCGAGTATATATTCATAG
- the LOC141898496 gene encoding oxaloacetate decarboxylase, mitochondrial-like, with amino-acid sequence MSRSVTATIPQFFTKGRKIIGVGRNYQDHAAELGNVVPTEPIIFLKPTSSYILEGDKIKLPPKTKEIHHEVELGVVIGKEGRNITPESAMDYVKGYALSLDMTARDMQRQLAKKGHPWSLAKGFDTATPISGFIPKTTLPDPMNVHLWLKVNDEMRQDGNTKDMIFDIPSLISYISQYFTLEEEDVILTGTPAGVGPVKSGDSINCGLNDIVTMKFDVE; translated from the exons ATGTCGAGGTCTGTCACAGCAACGATACCGCAATTCTTCACCAAGGGTCGAAAGATTATTGGCGTGGGTCGTAATTATCA AGATCATGCTGCAGAACTTGGAAACGTCGTACCAACtgaaccaattatatttctgaaGCCTACATCTTCGTATATACTTGAAGGTGACAAAATTAAG CTACCGCCAAAAACCAAAGAAATTCACCATGAAGTTGAACTCGGAGTTGTGATCGGGAAAGAAGGAAGGAACATAACCCCAGAATCTGCCATGGATTATGTGAAAGGCTATGCATTATCATTGGATATGACTGCTAGAGATATGCAACGTCAGTTAGCTAAGAAAGGTCATCCATGGTCGTTAGCGAAGGGTTTTGACACCGCAACTCCAATAAGTGGCTTTATTCCTAAAACTACTTTGCCGGATCCAATGAATGTACACCTGTGGCTGAAAGTTAATGATGAAATGCGCCAAGATGGAAACACTAAAGACATGATTTTTGACATACCCAGTTTAATTTCATACATAAGTCAATATTTCACTCTTGAAGAGGAAGATGTAATTTTAACTGGAACCCCTGCAGGTGTGGGCCCGGTCAAATCTGGGGACTCAATAAATTGTGGTCTTAATGATATTGTAACCATGAAATTTGATGTAGAATGA
- the LOC141898495 gene encoding L-fucose dehydrogenase-like, translating to MRYKDKVTIVTGGSKGIGEGCVRVFVENGSKVVFCARGEKDGKTLEDKLNKLHPDSTYFVKCDVTKEADIKNVVEKTIEKYGRLDCLINNAGWHPPFSQIDDFSIDDFRNILDLNIVSYFTFCKLSLPHLRKTKGNIINMSSLVGIMGQGGACTYAATKGAITSFSKALAVDEAKFGVRVNIMSPGNVWTPLWEEGAKATSNPEACIKAGEDAQVIGRMGTIEEVGLACLYFAAEATFCTGIDHILSGGAELNYGRKTQLENKNDPYS from the exons ATGAGATACAAAGATAAGGTGACGATTGTAACTGGTGGCTCGAAAGGAATCGGAGAAGGATGTGTTCGAGTTTTTG TCGAAAATGGATCAAAAGTCGTATTCTGTGCTCGTGGAG AGAAAGACGGCAAAACTCTTGAAGATAAACTGAACAAACTTCACCCAGATTCGACCTACTTCGTGAAATGTGATGTCACTAAGGAAGCTGATATCAAG aatgtcGTCGAAAAAACTATTGAAAAATACGGACGTCTGGATTGTTTGATAAACAACGCTGGCTGGC ATCCACCGTTCTCCCAGATTGACGATTTCAGCATTGACGATTTCCGCAACATCCTAGACCTTAACATAGTCAGTTATTTCACATTTTGTAAG CTATCGCTTCCTCATTTGCGGAAAACTAAAGGGAATATAATCAATATGTCTAGTTTAGTCGGTATAATGGGCCAGGGTGGGGCATGCACATATGCAGCGACTAAG GGTGCAATCACAAGCTTCTCAAAAGCACTGGCAGTTGACGAGGCAAAATTCGGGGTCAGGGTCAACAT CATGAGTCCAGGTAATGTTTGGACACCACTGTGGGAAGAAGGAGCGAAAGCTACGTCCAATCCAGAGGCTTGCATCAAGGCTGGCGAAGATGCACAG gtGATAGGGCGAATGGGAACAATTGAAGAAGTCGGACTAGCCTGTCTTTATTTCGCGGCGGAAGCCACGTTCTGCACGGGAATTGATCATATACTTAGTGGTGGCGCCGAACTCAACTATGGTCGTAAAACCCAACTGGAAAATAAAAACGACCCATATTCATAA